The following coding sequences are from one Cercospora beticola chromosome 4, complete sequence window:
- a CDS encoding uncharacterized protein (antiSMASH:Cluster_8), whose product MSSPLPSSPKATTPPSRKDAVNMSLHFRAPAIVVPNRLESPEVTINVLNEGYKKDFRVPRALICAKSEYFEAAFLNEMKETQTRVLDLAEDADVTHAMMKLFITWLHTGLVYADEMGGIPAIASDYGYIAAPGTKRPATGQTSASHIVKSSSTDEPIEAPEDEPATKRSKGEDITEIPDTETQGCESLNAAASYTTAPQDPPVRDPRDPITWSYRSLSSKFTSLLIDTTLWLFATRS is encoded by the coding sequence ATGTCCTCGCcactgccatcgtcgccCAAGGCCACAACGCCGCCGTCACGGAAGGACGCAGTCAACATGTCTCTGCACTTCCGAGCACCAGCGATCGTCGTACCCAACCGCCTCGAGTCGCCAGAGGTCACCATCAATGTTTTGAATGAGGGCTATAAGAAGGATTTCAGAGTTCCACGAGCTCTCATCTGTGCCAAATCCGAATACTTCGAAGCAGCGTTCTTGAacgagatgaaggagacgcAGACGCGAGTGCTCGACCTTGCTGAAGACGCAGACGTCACTCACGCTATGATGAAACTCTTCATTACCTGGCTACACACGGGCCTCGTGTATGCAGATGAGATGGGTGGCATTCCGGCGATTGCCTCTGATTACGGATACATCGCAGCCCCTGGCACTAAGCGTCCTGCCACAGGTCAGACATCCGCTTCCCACATTGTTAAATCTTCATCGACTGATGAGCCCATAGAAGCCCCTGAGGACGAGCCCGCAACGAAGCGAAGCAAAGGCGAAGATATCACAGAGATCCCAGACACGGAAACTCAAGGCTGTGAGAGCTTaaatgctgctgcgagctaCACAACTGCTCCGCAAGATCCCCCAGTCCGAGACCCAAGAGATCCAATCACATGGTCATACCGCTCTCTCTCTTCGAAATTTACGTCTTTGCTGATCGATACGACACTGTGGCTCTTCGCAACCAGGTCATGA
- a CDS encoding uncharacterized protein (antiSMASH:Cluster_8), with amino-acid sequence MPSAVLNASWANIAANNARRIEAFKPRLDMPYTNGAFHRQIDEQKAKGDTERTQKWPTHYLSAEEAIYLDVEESELQKRKHSMHMDRDPGAFIRWYIYTMGSIELWHTWPSVSPFFSKLNLPKYKQQFVEIEAKARRGAIKFIFSFLLRTIARTGGMDEWSSSRFEDCYRVFSASFDENPYYFACGMHEEERKSVDFASMYGLRPEDKKDELAPYRKLNKIKFVRLAEAAFVHCFKHCDGLLLWAVHEAWKSVATDSAIVELGLAAEPEKIPATLFGQPRPHKRQRTTYYQGSRPLREIELGGV; translated from the coding sequence ATGCCTTCCGCCGTACTCAACGCCTCCTGGGCCAACATTGCCGCCAACAATGCGCGTCGCATTGAGGCGTTCAAGCCCAGACTCGACATGCCGTACACCAACGGCGCATTCCACAGACAAATCGATGAACAGAAAGCTAAGGGAGACACTGAGAGAACACAAAAATGGCCAACTCACTATCTCAGTGCCGAAGAGGCCATTTACCTGGACGTGGAGGAGTCCGAACTTCAAAAGAGAAAACATTCCATGCACATGGACCGAGATCCTGGTGCTTTCATCCGTTGGTACATCTACACCATGGGGTCGATTGAGCTTTGGCACACTTGGCCATCGGTCTCGCCATTCTTCAGCAAGCTCAATCTCCCCAAGTACAAGCAACAATTCGTTGAGATTGAAGCCAAAGCAAGAAGAGGCGCGATCAAATTCATCTTCAGCTTTCTCTTGCGTACCATCGCGCGGACTGGCGGCATGGATGAGTGGAGCTCTTCTCGATTTGAAGATTGTTACCGCGTTTTCTCGGCAAGTTTCGACGAGAACCCCTACTATTTTGCTTGTGGAATGCACGAAGAGGAACGGAAGAGTGTGGACTTTGCAAGCATGTACGGTCTTCGACCggaggacaagaaggatgAGCTCGCGCCGTACCGCAAGCTCAACAAGATCAAGTTCGTCCGTCTTGCTGAGGCCGCATTCGTGCATTGTTTCAAGCATTGCGACGGCCTACTGCTTTGGGCGGTGCACGAAGCATGGAAGAGTGTCGCGACAGATTCTGCTATCGTTGAACTGGGGCTGGCAGCTGAGCCAGAGAAGATTCCTGCTACGCTGTTCGGCCAACCTCGCCCGCACAAGCGCCAGCGAACGACGTACTACCAGGGCTCTCGGCCACTCAGAGAGATCGAACTGGGAGGAGTTTGA
- a CDS encoding uncharacterized protein (antiSMASH:Cluster_8) produces the protein MAPKNDTASMPSTKPDQVDTGVSNVDDLQPVDSELIGEEKMLREQTKKLIEEGEKLAAKRDLLREAMARLWASRMRLPEDRAPTEEETAASDILFDSVETLFKEAGEEEHFNHLRELAGHFENMTAEELAECNKQVEKLGQLDDDAKIEALRDLLKTPAQNKDERMV, from the exons ATGGCACCAAAGAACGACACTGCATCGATGCCGAGTACAAAACCAGACCAGGTGGACACAGGAGTCAGCAATGTCGACGACCTTCAGCCCGTAGACAGCGAGCTCATCGGGGAAGAAAAGATGCTCCGCGAGCAAACAAAGAAGCTCATCGAGGAAGGGGAGAAGCTTGCCGCGAAGAGAGATCTGCTCAGAGAGGCCATGGCCCGACTCTGGGCTTCGCGCATGCGCCTTCCGGAGGATCGTGCTCCAACCGAAGAAGAGACCGCAGCCAGTGACA TTCTGTTCGATTCGGTTGAGACCCTGTTCAAGGAAGctggagaggaagagcatTTCAATCACCTTCGTGAGCTCGCTGGCCATTTCGAAAATATGACGGCTGAGGAGCTGGCCGAATGTAACAAGCAGGTGGAGAAGCTTGGTCAGTTGGACGACGACGCGAA GATTGAGGCTCTTCGGGACCTTCTAAAGACACCTGCACAGAACAAGGACGAGCGTATGGTTTGA
- a CDS encoding uncharacterized protein (antiSMASH:Cluster_8), producing the protein TEILKRSGKILSSAGPVRNLYNGIQSGQRRAFMVVNPFWSALGKPNQLRNNANA; encoded by the coding sequence CTACGGAGATCCTCAAGCGCAGTGGCAAGATCCTGAGTAGTGCCGGGCCAGTGCGAAATCTCTACAACGGAATACAAAGCGGGCAACGGAGGGCCTTCATGGTTGTCAATCCTTTCTGGAGTGCCCTCGGCAAGCCCAATCAGCTGCGAAACAACGCGAACGCGTAA